In Necator americanus strain Aroian chromosome IV, whole genome shotgun sequence, the following proteins share a genomic window:
- a CDS encoding hypothetical protein (NECATOR_CHRIV.G17269.T1): protein MTKKSLDDDHQRFLMSDKMLQYIRISERTSVSGSGYQFEVNLHSGNLVNAMVTFESVTPVCTRHLDSSRNHHDVCYRLSLAQHARSGLHPRRLIVIRRKFLAAGPIFHVLKREEVTNLGNGIDEKST from the exons atgacaaaaaaaagcctcGATGATGATCATCAGCGATTTCTAATGTCAGATAAAATGCTGCAGTACATTCGAATATCAGAACGAACGTCCGTATCAG GATCAGGATATCAGTTTGAAGTCAATTTGCATTCTGGAAATCTCGTAAATGCAATGGTGACGTTCGAATCGGTAACTCCAGTATGTACTCGCCATCTTGACTCCAGCCGAAACCATCACGACGTGTGCTATCGTTTGTCATTAGCTCAACATGCCCGTTCTGGTCTTCATCCAAG GCGTTTAATTGTCATTCGGAGAAAGTTTCTTGCTGCGGGGccaatttttcatgttttgaaACGAGAAGAAGTCACGAATTTGGGGAATGGAATTGATGAGAAATCAACTTAA